From a single Fusarium fujikuroi IMI 58289 draft genome, chromosome FFUJ_chr03 genomic region:
- a CDS encoding related to multidrug resistant protein, which translates to MPTHFSDDPPQVINQDDLHVANSRLQQNLDGSTDHSGDERTHNANGAGLEKLGTYDKYEITEDDCYDELGYSFPKWKKWYILTVIFWVQVSMNFNTSLYSNAIPGISEEFNVSAQAARCGAMIFLVLYAFGCELWAPWSEEFGRWPIMQASLFLVNIWQLPVALAPNFATIMVGRALGGLSSAGGSVTLGMIADMWESDHQQYAVAYVVFSSVGGSVLGPIVGGFCEQYLHWRWSIWIQLILGGFVQIVHFLTVPETRSTILMNRIAKKRRKETNANFWGPDELVPFRERFSAKEILITWTRPFKMFLTEPIVLVLSLLSGFSDALIFMFIQSFALVYKQWDFDAVQIGLTFLAIGVGYVIAWLAFIPAIKKNIKERREKPNDERAQYESRLWFLLYTAPCLPIGLIGFAWTIQGPPIHWIGSLIFAAIVGIANYAIYMATIDYMICAYGPYSASATGGNGWARDFLAGILTVPATPFFSNIGASSGKNLEYASTILFCISFVLVVAVYVIYWKGPALRARSPFAQRLAGERQENVEQGRRGSVAYDARRRSSTATGTSDVERPPVAARPSYGRQYSNSNRFFGESRVTPRGTPRGTPSASRRNSKHY; encoded by the exons ATGCCGACTCACTTCTCAGACGATCCGCCGCAGGTCATCAATCAGGATGACCTGCACGTCGCTAACTCGCGGCTCCAGCAGAACTTGGATGGTTCTACGGACCATAGCGGCGATGAGAGAACGCACAATGCTAACGGTGCTGGGCTAGAGAAGCTGGGGACCTACGACAAGTATGAAATCACCGAGGATGATTGCTACGATGAGTTGGGCTACTCGTTCcccaagtggaagaagtggTACATCCTCACCGTCATCTTCTGG GTCCAAGTATCCATGAACTTCAACACCTCCCTCTACTCCAACGCCATCCCAGGCATCTCCGAAGAATTCAACGTTAGCGCCCAAGCCGCCCGCTGCGGTGCCATgatcttcctcgtcctctaCGCCTTCGGCTGTGAGCTCTGGGCTCCCTGGTCTGAGGAATTCGGTCGATGGCCCATCATGCAGGCATCTCTCTTCCTTGTCAACATTTGGCAACTCCCCGTCGCACTGGCTCCCAATTTCGCTACCATCATGGTTGGTCGTGCGCTCGGTGGTCTTTCATCCGCTGGTGGCTCCGTCACGCTCGGTATGATCGCTGATATGTGGGAGTCTGACCACCAGCAATACGCTGTTGCATATGTTGTCTTTTCTTCGGTCGGCGGTTCGGTTCTTGGACCTATTGTTGGTGGTTTCTGTGAACAGTACCTCCATTGGCGCTGGTCAATCTGGATCCAGCTTATTCTCGGTGGATTCGTTCAGATTGTTCACTTCCTCACTGTTCCCGAGACACGAAGCACGATTCTCATGAACCGCATCGCTAAGAAGCGCAGAAAGGAGACAAACGCCAACTTCTGGGGCCCTGATGAACTCGTTCCCTTCCGTGAGCGTTTCTCCGCCAAGGAGATCCTCATCACATGGACCCGTCCCTTCAAGATGTTCCTCACAGAGCCcattgtccttgtcctttctctcctctccggTTTCTCCGACGCTCTCATCTTCATGTTTATCCAGTCGTTCGCTCTGGTTTACAAGCAATGGGATTTCGATGCTGTTCAGATTGGCCTGACATTCCTTGCTATCGGTGTTGGCTATGTCATTGCTTGGTTGGCGTTCATTCCTgctatcaagaagaacatcaaggaGCGACGGGAGAAACCGAATGACGAGCGTGCACAGTACGAGTCGCGTCTGTGGTTCCTGCTCTACACTGCACCTTGCTTGCCTATCGGACTGATTGGCTTTGCCTGGACGATCCAGGGCCCCCCCATTCATTGGATTGGCTCTTTGATCTTTGCTGCCATTGTCGGTATCGCGAACTATGCCATCTACATGGCGACTATTGACTACATGATCTGTGCCT ATGGTCCCTACTCTGCTTCAGCCACTGGAGGCAATGGTTGGGCTCGAGATTTCCTCGCTGGTATTCTCACCGTCCCCGCCACGCCATTCTTTAGCAACATCGGCGCTTCATCCGGCAAGAATCTCGAATATGCATCGACAATTCTCTTCTGTATCTCTTTCGTTCTTGTTGTCGCTGTTTATGTCATCTACTGGAAGGGCCCAGCTCTTCGAGCACGATCGCCTTTCGCCCAGCGTCTCGCTGGTGAGCGCCAAGAGAACGTTGAGCAGGGACGTCGCGGAAGCGTTGCCTACGATGCTCGACGAAGGA GCTCCACTGCCACTGGAACGTCCGACGTTGAGCGTCCCCCCGTTGCTGCTCGCCCAAGTTATGGACGCCAGTACAGTAACTCCAACCGTTTCTTCGGCGAGAGTCGTGTTACGCCTCGTGGAACTCCCAGGGGTACACCGTCGGCGAGCCGTCGCAACAGCAAGCATTACTAG
- a CDS encoding related to ABC transporter, with the protein MFSSTRLWFRQLQALTRKIFLIALVKHWLSTLLRALLIPVLILVLVLQIQNFTGDGSRYGVGEPSPIPSLAETLPSETKLVFVQGSNAGSDVGGVITKIKDGLKGTVEVADSEADLRKRCPTSLSGVTNCYAAVIFNDSPLSKAGNKTWSYTIRVSSARASTKFDITTPSKNHYAPLQLAVENAITNSTTTPNNYMFTRITQDQAAEIKRRNFAATMVGGFGIVCFLSMISSVFHIIGMISTEREAGMAQLIDVMTGGAASARVLSYLIAFNIIYLPSWIIFGALYAALLVPTSNAGIIILWQILSGLSLTSMSVFAATINIRYTAISMVIVLMLLATLCEILDSKPENVPALIVLILSAIFPSSNYIFFLNQLCRNEAQGLATNISKPAPHQPRIYEVTVSMLWGLLLFTIVFYPLLAIVIEKWSHGVSNKGRKFASANTTDNPTALEIVDLTKTYKPSLWRRCCRRARPTIAVNSLSFSMQRKQVLCLLGINGSGKTTTLGLIAGTQKLTSGSINVNAPRSNLGICPQRNIHWPELSVLEHGRLWAMMKGGATDPQSLDTLVESCDLSLKKHSPVGTLSGGQMRKVQMLCMLAGGSSICLMDEVTTGMDPVSRRAMWNIILAERQKRSLILTTHFLDECEVLADQVVIVSHGHVKCQGSTAALKNLHGGGYRVHLPGVQNPPDTPYATTVHQGQTVFNTPDSTSAAALLTSLQAAGYSDTSLSGPTMEDVFLKVADEGDDDDVGTSDRSPFLEGNETPDSQLSSGTQASFLQQLSALLVKRLLVLKRGFWWYILAFAIPLIFTPVFSAMANDPTPFQPTPCVSTDSSILDEPWPIALRPNGYYDLAGSDNITMLVGPNTLNKTLFRSLSKYPIGKEYDMKAYQEQFKFQDDYDAFLKQIRDKPRQLVPGALYMDGKDKDTLAYNAEHGADGSMLMLNMWSQLKSETPISLSFAYFSSSIPSDPGPGMFLAILLTVLHVLYPAFFALYPAYERLRKIRTLQYSNSIQPLALWTSHIIVDIVFVILISCLSTLFISLIILKWYGAWHLFPVMLLYGFAMMLWCYIISLFARSELASFGISFCVSLLMFGISVAGLMIASVNQNPGNRSSSMDTAVFILGLIFPVANLFRAMVVGLNVWAAGCRGDAVISYPGNIHAYGGPVLLLCIQVAYLFALLLLLDGRTWTFRTLWAEHVVPLYQRRRISGKDAHIEMAPMTKSRGMSGNLVDVDQIYKSFCGNVAVDGVSLTMAKGELLALLGPNGAGKTTTINMMRGEVRPDYGNIYIKGVDMQKDTRAGRQSIGYCPQFDALDQITVRQQLAFYARVKGIADVQRNVNLVMSKVGLRPHADKLTSRLSGGNKRKLSLAIALLGNPPILILDEPSSAMDPIAKRDMWAMLSGISSSRSVLLTTHSMEEADMLATRVAILSKRILAAGTIQELRNRHSNSYEVHLVLESAPSSDQMEMQKVEAWIRKTFPGANFRGLSLGGQFRFSIPANSTADEAFAASQNRKGQVVEVIETLEHHKKSMGVVHYTVSMGTLEMIFLKIIEDYILY; encoded by the exons ATGTTCTCATCCACAAGACTATGGTTCCGGCAACTGCAAGCCCTGACAAGGAAAATCTTCCTGATTGCACTCGTCAAGCACTGGCTCTCAACACTCCTCCGAGCTCTCCTAATCCCCGTCCTGATTCTCGTTCTAGTCCTCCAAATCCAGAACTTCACAGGCGATGGAAGCAGGTATGGCGTTGGAGAGCCATCTCCCATCCCAAGCCTTGCTGAGACTCTTCCCTCTGAGACAAAACTTGTTTTCGTGCAGGGTTCGAACGCGGGGTctgatgttggtggtgttATTACCAAGATCAAAGATGGGCTGAAGGGGACTGTTGAAGTTGCTGATAGTGAAGCTGATTTACGAAAACGATGTCCCACGAGTTTAAGCGGTGTAACGAATTGCTACGCTGCTGTTATTTTCAACGATTCACCTCTTAGTAAAGCGGGTAACAAGACGTGGAGTTACACCATCAGGGTTAGTTCAGCACGAGCATCAACCAAATTCGACATCACGACGCCTTCCAAGAACCACTACGCACCGCTCCAACTCGCCGTCGAAAACGCCATCACGAACTCAACCACGACTCCGAATAATTACATGTTTACTCGGATAACACAAGATCAAGCTGCTGAGATAAAGCGTCGTAACTTTGCGGCGACTATGGTCGGCGGTTTTGGAATCGTGTGTTTTCTGAGTATGATTTCGTCGGTGTTTCATATCATCGGCATGATATCGACTGAGAGAGAGGCGGGTATGGCGCAGTTGATTGATGTGATGACGGGTGGTGCTGCGTCGGCGAGGGTGTTGAGTTATCTTATTGCTTTTAATATcatctacctacctagttgGATAATCTTTGGAGCTT TGTATGCAGCCCTCCTTGTCCCAACCTCGAACGCCggtatcatcatcctctggcAGATCCTCTCCGGGCTATCCCTCACAAGCATGAGTGTCTTTGCAgccaccatcaacatccGATATACCGCCATCTCCATGGTCATCGTCTTAATGCTCCTCGCCACCCTCTGCGAAATCCTCGACTCGAAACCCGAAAACGTTCCAGCGCTTATCGTCCTAATACTATCTGCAATCTTCCCAAGTTCGAATtacatcttcttcctgaaCCAACTCTGTCGAAACGAAGCCCAAGGTCTCGCAACGAACATCTCTAAACCAGCCCCCCATCAACCTCGCATATACGAAGTTACAGTATCTATGTTATGGGGGctgctcctcttcaccaTAGTGTTCTACCCCTTGTTAGCTATTGTTATTGAGAAGTGGTCTCATGGTGTTAGCAACAAAGGTAGAAAGTTCGCAAGCGCCAACACGACCGATAATCCAACGGCTCTTGAGATCGTGGACCTCACAAAAACATATAAACCTTCGCTTTGGAGACGATGCTGCCGAAGAGCTCGTCCCACGATAGCTGTCAACTCACTTAGCTTTTCCATGCAGAGGAAGCAAGTCTTGTGTCTTCTTGGTATTAATGGTTCTGGCAAGACAACAACACTGGGTTTGATTGCTGGTACACAAAAGCTCACAAGTGGCTCGATAAATGTCAATGCCCCTCGCTCAAACCTTG GCATCTGTCCTCAACGCAACATCCACTGGCCCGAGCTTTCGGTCCTCGAACACGGTAGACTTTGGGCCATGATGAAAGGCGGAGCAACAGATCCCCAATCTCTTGACACCCTTGTCGAATCCTGCGACCTCTCCCTAAAGAAGCACAGTCCTGTCGGGACACTCAGCGGAGGTCAGATGAGAAAGGTCCAAATGCTATGTATGTTAGCAGGCGGCAGTTCAATCTGCCTCATGGACGAAGTAACCACCGGTATG GACCCTGTCTCTCGAAGAGCAATGTGGAACATCATCCTTGCCGAACGTCAGAAGCGAAGTCTTATCCTCACGACCCATTTCCTCGATGAATGCGAAGTTTTAGCCGATCAGGTTGTCATTGTATCGCACGGCCACGTCAAGTGTCAGGGTTCAACGGCAGCACTGAAGAATCTCCACGGAGGAGGTTATCGCGTACATTTACCCGGCGTTCAGAATCCACCGGATACACCGTATGCTACGACTGTGCACCAAGGGCAGACTGTGTTTAACACTCCTGATTCGACATCTGCTGCAGCGCTTTTGACGTCCCTACAAGCAGCGGGATACTCCGATACTTCATTAAGTGGACCTACTATGGAAGATGTCTTCCTCAAGGTCGCCGATGAaggtgatgacgacgatgttGGAACTTCTGACCGGAGTCCTTTTCTGGAAGGGAACGAAACACCGGACAGTCAGCTCAGTTCAGGGACGCAAGCTTCGTTCCTCCAACAACTCTCAGCTCTCCTCGTCAAGCGTCTTTTAGTTCTCAAGAGAGGCTTCTGGTGGTATATTCTCGCTTTCGCGATTCCACTAATCTTCACACCCGTCTTTAGCGCCATGGCCAACGATCCCACTCCCTTCCAACCAACACCCTGCGTATCAACCGACTCATCCATCCTCGACGAACCATGGCCCATAGCTCTTCGCCCGAACGGCTACTATGATCTCGCAGGTTCCGATAATATCACCATGCTTGTTGGTCCAAACACTCTCAACAAGACTCTCTTTCGCTCATTGTCAAAGTATCCTATCGGGAAGGAGTACGACATGAAGGCCTACCAAGAACAGTTCAAGTTTCAAGATGACTATGATGCTTTCTTGAAACAAATTCGTGATAAGCCGAGACAACTTGTACCCGGAGCGCTGTACATGGATGGGAAGGATAAAGATACGCTTGCGTATAACGCCGAGCATGGGGCTGATGGatcgatgttgatgctgaataTGTGGAGTCAGCTGAAGAGTGAAACTCcaatttctctttcttttgcatacttcagctcttccataCCG TCTGACCCTGGCCCTGGCATGTTTCTCGCTATC TTACTCACCGTCCTGCATGTCCTCTACCCGGCCTTCTTCGCTCTATACCCTGCGTACGAACGACTTCGAAAGATTCGAACCCTACAATACTCCAACTCGATCCAACCTCTTGCGCTATGGACATCCCACATCATTGTCGACATAGTCTTTGTTATTCTCATCTCCTGCCTATCAACCTTATTTATCTCTTTGATTATTCTCAAGTGGTACGGCGCTTGGCATCTCTTCCCTGTTATGCTTCTGTACGGCTTTGCAATGATGCTCTGGTGTTATATAATCTCCCTATTTGCTCGGTCAGAACTCGCGTCTTTTGGCATATCATTCTGTGTTTCGCTTTTGATGTTTGGTATTTCCGTCGCAGGACTCATG ATTGCCTCTGTCAACCAAAACCCAGGCAATAGATCTTCATCCATGGACACAGCGGTGTTCATTCTTGGTCTTATCTTCCCTGTCGCCAACCTCTTCCGCGCCATGGTCGTCGGCCTCAACGTCTGGGCCGCAGGATGTCGTGGTGATGCAGTGATAAGCTATCCCGGCAACATCCATGCCTACGGTGGCCCggttcttctcctctgcatTCAAGTCGCATATTTGTTTGCTCTTTTGTTGTTACTTGACGGAAGAACATGGACTTTCCGAACTTTGTGGGCAGAGCATGTCGTGCCGCTGTatcagaggaggaggatcaGCGGGAAGGATGCTCACATTGAGATGGCGCCGATGACAAAGTCTCGAGGCATGAGTGGGAACCTGGTAGATGTTGATCAGATTTATAAGTCATTTTGTGGtaatgttgctgttgatggtgtaTCGCTCACTATGGCGAAGGGCGAGTTATTGG CGCTTCTTGGGCCAAATGGAGCCGGCAAGACGACTACTATCAATATGATGCGAGGTGAAGTTCGCCCAGATTACGGCAACATCTACATCAAGGGCGTGGATATGCAGAAGGATACTCGAGCAGGGCGACAGAGCATTGGCT ATTGCCCACAGTTTGACGCCTTGGATCAAATCACTGTCCGCCAACAGCTCGCTTTTTACGCTCGCGTTAAGGGTATCGCAGATGTTCAGAGGAACGTCAACTTGGTCATGTCCAAGGTTGGATTGAGGCCTCACGCCGATAAGCTGACATCTCGGTTATCTGGCGGGAACAAGCGAAAGTTGAGTCTGGCTATTGCGTTGCTAG GCAACCCGCCAATCCTCATCCTGGATGAACCGAGTTCAGCGATGGACCCTATAGCTAAACGCGACATGTGGGCTATGCTATCCGGCATTTCATCAAGCCGCTCAGTTCTATTGACG ACACACTCGATGGAAGAAGCAGATATGCTAGCAACACGCGTCGCAATCCTTTCAAAACGCATCCTCGCCGCTGGCACAATCCAGGAACTCCGCAACAGACACAGCAACTCCTACGAAGTACACTTGGTACTAGAATCAGCACCATCCTCTGACCAGATGGAAATGCAAAAGGTCGAAGCATGGATTCGCAAGACGTTTCCAGGTGCTAACTTTAGAGGGTTGAGTCTGGGCGGACAATTCCGTTTCAGTATACCGGCTAATAGCACTGCCGATGAGGCCTTTGCTGCGTCGCAGAATAGAAAGGGCCAGGTTGTTGAGGTGATTGAGACTTTGGAGCACCATAAGAAGAGTATGGGTGTTGTGCATTATACTGTTAGTATGGGGACTTTGGAGATGATATTCTTGAAGATTATCGAGGACTATATTTTGTATTAG
- a CDS encoding related to transcription co-repressor GAL80: protein MAPIRTAIVGLSSSAKTSWASNTHLQYLNSPLGRSKYQIVALQNSSLQAAKNAIVHYNLPPETKAYGTPEDLAGDKDVELVVVATRVDVHHSSALPSVKAGKDLYVEWPLAQDVQHARELVDAAREKGVKTIVGLQGRYAPPIKKLREIIEEGRIGKVVSAELYASGGTNDREILPSSLEYFTQRAVGGNIFTIGLGHIFDQFQSIIGDITNFKSTLHNQRPNIRVRDPKTNEITHTTTSNVPDLILATGRLSESSIAQKDAAVLVRFRRGQPFPGSPHLSIAIAGEKGEIRVQVFTGTTLHGASAYEKPVVIEVHDFERDVVEQVEWKWEEWQQDIPLLARGVAAVYEAFAGREKDGLVSFEEALKRHQQLEGLLGRWDEDRGV from the exons ATGGCCCCAATTCGCACAGCCATTGTCGGCCTCTCATCCTCCGCCAAGACGTCATGGGCGTCAAACACCCATCTCCAGTACCTGAACTCACCCCTCGGCCGCTCAAAGTACCAAATCGTCGCCCTCCAAAACTCTTCCCTCCAGGCTGCCAAGAACGCTATAGTGCACTACAATCTCCCACCCGAGACCAAGGCCTACGGTACACCAGAAGATTTAGCCGGTGATAAAGACGTCGAGTTGGTCGTTGTAGCTACGCGTGTTGATGTTCACCATTCAAGTGCTCTTCCCAGTGTGAAAGCCGGCAAGGATTTATACGTGGAGTGGCCGCTTGCGCAGGATGTTCAGCATGCGAGGGAACTTGTTGATGCGGCGAGGGAGAAGGGAGTGAAGACGATTGTTGGGTTGCAGGGACGGTATGCGCCGCCGATTAAGAAGCTGAGAGAGATTATCGAAGAAGGGCGGATTGGCAAGGTTGTTAGTGCAGAGTTGTATGCATCTGGAGGGACGAATGATAGGGAGATACTACCGTCGAGTTTGGAGTATTTTACCCAGCGGGCTGTTGGGGGTAATATCTTTACCATTGGTCTCGGACACA TCTTTGATCAGTTCCAGTCCATCATCGGAgacatcaccaacttcaaAAGCACTCTCCACAACCAACGTCCCAACATCCGCGTCCGCGATCCCAAAACCAACGAAATAACCCATACAACGACCTCCAACGTCCCAGACCTCATCCTCGCCACAGGCCGTCTCTCCGAATCCTCCATCGCCCAGAAAGACGCCGCCGTCCTCGTCCGCTTCCGCCGCGGTCAACCCTTCCCTGGCTCCCCTCACCTGAGTATAGCCATCGCCGGCGAAAAGGGCGAGATCAGAGTACAAGTCTTTACCGGCACGACACTCCATGGCGCTTCGGCTTATGAGAAGCCTGTTGTTATTGAAGTACATGATTTTGAGAGGGATGTTGTGGAGCAGGTTGAGTGGAAGTGGGAGGAGTGGCAGCAGGATATTCCGCTGCTGGCGAGGGGCGTGGCGGCTGTTTATGAGGCGTTTGCGGGTAGGGAGAAGGATGGTCTAGTTAGTTTTGAGGAGGCGCTGAAGAGGCATCAGCAGCTTGAGGGGTTGCTTGGGCGGTGGGATGAGGATAGAGGCGTTTGA
- a CDS encoding related to thioredoxin reductase, which yields MLFFLLALLFVANALVINHPHPREDWDAIVIGGGPAGLSALSGLARVRRRVLLIDSGEYRNGQTTHMHDVIGWDGVQPAYFRHEARRLLKHYKTVKMINGTVIDIKRLPGNNTRFSVSLEHNPNSIMQKGKGFSARKIVIATGLKDILPSTPGITENWGRGIYSCPWCDGHEYADQPLGLLCPLDKVAIYVRKILTLDTDIVAFVNGTDNDEMRRVADAQFPQWEEYLNLHNVTIDNRTITSLVRLKEGEEVDKEPRKPSVPKDDLFRVHFTEGEPVQRVAFLSSFPSRQRSDIGEKAGVVLTKGKLGVISGTMLTSVPGIYAIGDANYGSVPNVPHAMFTGKRAAVAIHVALEIEKQAAELAEITES from the exons ATGCTGTTTTTTCTCCTAGCCCTCCTCTTTGTGGCCAACGCCCTCGTCATcaatcatcctcatccccgTGAAGACTGGGATGCCATCGTCATCGGAGGCGGTCCAGCTGGTCTTTCTGCCTTGAGCGGTCTCGCAAGAGTGCGCAGGcgtgttcttctcatcgatTCGGGAGAATATAGGAATGGCCAAACGACACATATGCATGATGTTATCGGCTGGGACG GTGTTCAGCCAGCCTATTTCCGTCACGAAGCCCGCCGTCTCCTCAAGCACTACAAGACCGTTAAGATGATAAACGGAACTGTAATCGATATAAAACGCCTCCCTGGCAACAACACACGCTTCTCCGTCTCCCTTGAACATAACCCCAACTCAATCATGCAAAAGGGCAAAGGATTTTCAGCGCGCAAAATCGTTATCGCAACTGGTCTAAAAGACATTCTGCCCTCCACGCCCGGGATCACGGAGAATTGGGGCAGGGGGATTTACTCGTGCCCCTGGTGCGACGGCCACGAGTACGCCGACCAGCCCCTCGGTCTTTTGTGCCCCCTCGACAAAGTGGCCATCTACGTCAGAAAAATCCTCACGCTGGACACCGACATCGTCGCTTTCGTCAACGGGACTGACAacgatgagatgaggagagTGGCTGACGCGCAATTTCCACAGTGGGAGGAGTATCTAAATCTGCACAACGTGACGATCGATAACCGCACCATTACATCTCTCGTGCGTCTCAAGGAAGGCGAAGAAGTGGATAAGGAGCCCCGGAAGCCCTCCGTTCCGAAGGACGACCTCTTCCGTGTGCACTTCACAGAGGGTGAGCCCGTGCAGCGCGTTGCCTTCCTCTCGAGCTTCCCCAGCAGACAGCGATCGGATATCGGAGAAAAAGCCGGTGTTGTGCTGACGAAGGGGAAGTTGGGGGTTATCAGCGGCACCATGCTCACGAGCGTGCCCGGTATTTATGCTATAGGCGATGCGAATTATGGCAGTGTGCCTAATGTCCCGCATGCGATGTTTACAGGGAAGAGAGCCGCTGTGGCAATTCATG TGGCGCttgagatcgagaagcaggCTGCGGAGCTTGCGGAAATAACAGAGTCCTAA
- a CDS encoding related to TGL4-triacylglycerol lipase — MADLILPARAVPSLYNKSTKSPVKSNTKAKRPPVSSVPVVGTLQKAIKSANDTWQWCKDGLTEDQRLKIKQLEERKRMLCMSMQNAESYAQWESAAKELDSLEGNDEWKRDSSSGDYNPELIEQRLHDLDEARTKCDVHTMMHLIRTALSRDLGGMDNVDLYRHSYSGTKHLIERYVESTIRTIDAVVTQSRLDQSIENRDLLEGILFARQSYGRSALLLSGGGTFGMSHIGVLKALFEAQLLPRIISGASAGSIVCAAMCTRTDEEIPKLIEEFPYGDLAVFEDPSGQDGVLSNLRRLLTEGSWSDIKHLTRVMRGLMGDMTFQEAYNRTRRILNICVSTASMYELPRLLNYVTAPNVMIWSAVAASCSVPLVFNAAPLLVKDPITGEHQPWNPTPQRWIDGSVDNDLPMTRLAEMFNVNHFIVSQVNPHVVPFLAKDDHLSPFRKPERGQQTNGEDYDWIHTMTSLARDEALHRLHFLAELGIMPNLATKFQSVLSQKYSGDINILPEMSINDLPRLLSNPSPEFMMRACLMGERATWPKLSRVRDRCAIELALDRAVHRLRARVVFSQSQRDLRHLNVTAGNIPLKLPVRVKQGQAVIEPPAEIKNQKRHRRKSGSSLHVGPRQWLLLDTSTITDDETEQEELIEMESRRRAGSPVAQRKPRLKRASRSQIHIHTRATLSAVVDAEEVNPTFNFSKPITPPLKSPKGTESQAVSDTSKPATPEPDNVTSATEAEPCEVFHSSDGREDTDVSDPDTIEVHQLSSTLNKAVSVDEPNGPAARAGWILWD; from the exons ATGGCCGACCTTATTCTTCCTGCCCGCGCGGTCCCTAGTCTATACAATAAGTCTACGAAATCCCCAGTCAAATCCAATACCAAAGCGAAGCGGCCGCCAGTATCCTCAGTCCCTGTTGTCGGGACTCTGCAAAAAGCGATCAAATCCGCAAACGATACATGGCAGTGGTGCAAAGATGGCTTAACAGAAGATCAGCGTTTAAAGATCAAGCAGCTGGAGGAGAGGAAGCGCATGCTATGCATGTCCATGCAAAAC GCCGAGTCCTACGCACAATGGGAGAGTGCTGCGAAAGAACTCGACAGCCTCGAAGGCAATGATGAGTGGAAGCGCGACTCCTCATCAGGCGACTATAACCCCGAGTTGATTGAACAAAGACTACACGATCTCGACGAAGCGCGGACGAAATGCGATGTACATACAATGATGCACTTGATCCGTACCGCTTTGTCGCGCGACCTTGGTGGTATGGATAACGTTGACCTCTACCGACATTCCTACTCCGGAACGAAACACCTTATCGAGCGATATGTCGAATCTACAATAAGAACTATAGATGCAGTTGTTACGCAAAGTCGGCTTGACCAAAGTATTGAGAACAGAGACTTGCTTGAAGGAATATTATTTGCTCGACAGAGTTATGGCCGAAGCGCATTACTTTTGTCTGGCGGAGGCACCTTTGGCATGTCGCATATTGGCGTTCTCAAAGCTCTTTTCGAAGCACAGCTATTGCCACGAATTATATCTGGTGCAAGCGCTGGGAGTATCGTGTGCGCTGCCATGTGTACCAGAACCGACGAGGAGATCCCGAAGCTTATTGAAGAGTTTCCGTATGGGGATCTTGCGGTTTTCGAGGATCCTAGCGGTCAAGATGGTGTTTTGAGCAACTTACGACGGCTGTTGACAGAGGGAAGTTGGTCTGACATCAAGCATCTCACCCGGGTAATGAGAGGATTGATGGGCGACATGACGTTTCAAGAGGCTTACAACCGGACGCGGCGCATTCTCAACATCTGCGTCTCCACGGCTTCGATGTACGAATTACCGCGTCTTCTCAACTACGTCACTGCGCCGAATGTCATGATTTGGTCGGCGGTTGCTGCATCATGTTCTGTCCCTCTTGTCTTCAACGCCGCGCCACTGCTTGTGAAAGATCCGATTACTGGCGAGCACCAACCTTGGAACCCTACGCCGCAAAGATGGATCGATGGGTCTGTGGATAACGATTTACCCATGACACGCCTTGCGGAAATGTTCAACGTCAACCATTTTATTGTTTCTCAAGTAAACCCTCACGTTGTGCCTTTCCTAGCCAAGGATGATCACCTGTCGCCATTCAGGAAGCCAGAACGCGGTCAACAGACCAATGGAGAAGACTACGATTGGATTCACACCATGACATCTCTTGCGCGTGACGAGGCCCTGCATCGACTTCATTTTCTGGCTGAACTCGGTATCATGCCCAATCTTGCGACCAAGTTCCAGAGTGTTCTCAGCCAGAAATATTCTGGCGACATCAACATTCTTCCCGAGATGAGTATAAACGACTTGCCCCGATTATTAAGCAACCCAAGCCCGGAATTCATGATGCGAGCATGTCTCATGGGCGAACGAGCGACTTGGCCCAAATTGAGCCGAGTACGCGACCGATGCGCAATTGAGCTGGCATTGGATCGAGCTGTACACAGACTTCGCGCTCGGGTTGTCTTTTCGCAGAGTCAACGCGATCTTAGGCATTTGAACGTCACTGCTGGAAACATCCCGCTTAAGCTGCCGGTTAGAGTAAAGCAGGGCCAAGCAGTAATTGAACCACCCGCAGAGATTAAGAACCAGAAGCGACATCGCCGCAAGTCTGGAAGCAGTCTGCACGTAGGACCTCGACAGTGGCTATTACTTGATACGAGCACTATCACCGATGACGAGACAGAACAAGAGGAGCTCATCGAGATGGAGTCTCGTCGACGCGCTGGGTCACCCGTCGCACAGCGCAAACCCCGCCTCAAACGCGCATCCCGATCACAGATCCATATCCACACCCGAGCTACCCTCTCAGCCGTCGTCGATGCAGAAGAAGTTAATCCAACATTCAACTTTTCCAAGCCAATCACTCCACCACTGAAGAGCCCAAAGGGTACTGAGTCACAGGCTGTATCCGACACGTCCAAGCCAGCGACACCAGAGCCAGACAACGTTACATCCGCAACAGAGGCAGAACCATGTGAAGTGTTTCATTCGAGCGATGGCCGAGAAGACACAGATGTCAGCGATCCTGACACGATTGAGGTACACCAGTTGTCGAGTACACTCAACAAGGCAGTTAGTGTAGATGAGCCGAATGGGCCAGCTGCGAGGGCAGGTTGGATTCTTTGGGACTAG